A section of the Fibrobacter sp. UWR4 genome encodes:
- a CDS encoding STAS domain-containing protein: protein MAVKNYREVGIFDLLVAPLNPIGAFDAEQFKKDVQELLSEKTDEKFLAVDLSGLDFVYSDAYNAFIQFQEEMESRGGMFALLTSNKIIIDGLKKAGLDKRFRILASEEDMMSFSLQIQSPEESQSASPAAPAVEEPAESVTPVAAVASQNVAGSMDETRIVPPTSRPTGNHRRFTKSFNAIPKEDAQSQKKGLDVPFDEEPSSARTVIVVILLLLIAVGATLAFFYIK from the coding sequence ATGGCTGTTAAGAATTATCGCGAAGTTGGCATTTTTGATTTGTTGGTTGCCCCGTTGAATCCAATTGGGGCCTTTGATGCTGAACAATTCAAAAAAGATGTCCAAGAACTTCTTAGCGAAAAAACGGACGAAAAGTTCCTGGCTGTGGATCTTTCCGGTTTGGATTTCGTCTATAGCGACGCCTACAACGCATTTATCCAGTTCCAGGAAGAAATGGAAAGCCGTGGCGGCATGTTCGCCCTCCTTACCAGCAACAAGATCATTATCGACGGGCTTAAGAAAGCTGGTCTAGATAAGCGTTTTAGAATTCTTGCCTCCGAAGAGGACATGATGTCCTTCTCTCTCCAGATTCAGTCCCCCGAAGAATCTCAGTCTGCATCTCCTGCAGCTCCGGCTGTCGAAGAACCTGCAGAATCGGTTACTCCTGTGGCTGCAGTCGCTTCCCAGAATGTGGCTGGATCTATGGACGAAACGAGAATTGTTCCGCCCACCTCCCGTCCTACCGGGAACCATCGTAGGTTTACCAAGAGCTTTAACGCTATCCCCAAGGAAGATGCTCAGTCGCAGAAGAAGGGTCTGGATGTTCCCTTCGACGAAGAACCGTCCTCTGCACGTACGGTCATCGTAGTCATTCTTCTCCTGTTGATTGCTGTAGGTGCCACCCTGGCCTTCTTCTACATCAAGTAA
- a CDS encoding NUDIX domain-containing protein, producing the protein MIEYTYAAEIAEADREILLNSRIYTEWLAAAQKKFTVSKVHFASADFLMKGRQPLFIKLQATATLPDGRPVHGIVLVRGNAVGILVVLRCEGKPYLLLVRQPRFAITEQASLEIPAGILDWTGDYRKVALSELEEEAQIKAEDSELIDLMDFWYNGSTPGFAASCGLLDERIRLYAIEREVTREQLEAMDGKDQQYTEEIEWIRTEVLPYEEAAHQFVDGKNLIAMFLYERWLKAQGRTL; encoded by the coding sequence ATGATTGAATATACCTATGCCGCAGAAATTGCTGAAGCAGATCGTGAAATCCTTCTGAACTCCAGAATCTATACGGAATGGCTGGCTGCCGCCCAGAAAAAATTTACGGTCTCCAAGGTCCACTTTGCATCCGCAGATTTTCTGATGAAGGGCCGACAGCCCCTGTTCATTAAACTCCAGGCTACGGCAACGCTTCCCGATGGTCGACCTGTTCACGGAATTGTTCTTGTCCGCGGTAACGCCGTGGGTATTCTGGTTGTTCTTCGCTGTGAAGGCAAGCCTTACTTGCTGCTGGTTCGACAGCCTCGTTTTGCCATTACGGAACAGGCTTCCCTGGAAATTCCTGCAGGTATTCTGGACTGGACAGGAGACTATCGCAAGGTGGCCCTTTCCGAACTGGAAGAAGAAGCCCAGATCAAGGCCGAAGATTCCGAACTGATCGACCTGATGGACTTCTGGTATAATGGTTCTACTCCCGGTTTTGCAGCAAGTTGCGGCCTACTGGACGAACGTATCCGCCTTTACGCCATTGAACGTGAAGTGACCCGGGAACAGCTGGAAGCCATGGACGGCAAGGACCAGCAGTATACCGAAGAAATCGAATGGATCCGTACGGAAGTTCTCCCATACGAAGAAGCCGCCCATCAGTTTGTGGACGGCAAGAATCTCATCGCCATGTTCCTTTACGAACGCTGGCTAAAGGCTCAGGGAAGAACTCTTTAA
- a CDS encoding tyrosine-type recombinase/integrase: MNLSEYIQQFLVYLTAQRRFSDRTEDTYRKSLEKFLVHLGDENAPLEKFTETAVKSFVWDMKIKQQLAPTSICEHLAALKSFGKYLIRSHILQSNPAGNVPMPKRPRRLVSFLSQKDLGEDKFPEIENPTLPQARARLLLELIYGSGLRISECQGLHWNQIQVSEHLVRVIGKGNKERIVPVTEALLKRIDEFKQLQTKAGHMMTATGLVFLSENGKPFGLRTLRDDIHNLLRDIGWEGKASPHVLRHSFATHLLENGAEIMSVKEMLGHESISTTQVYTHVSAERLREAFKKTHPRA, from the coding sequence ATGAATCTTTCAGAATATATCCAGCAATTTCTTGTGTATTTGACGGCGCAGCGCCGATTTTCCGACCGTACGGAAGACACCTACCGGAAATCCCTGGAAAAATTCCTGGTGCATCTGGGCGATGAAAACGCCCCTCTGGAAAAGTTTACGGAAACAGCCGTAAAAAGCTTCGTATGGGACATGAAAATCAAGCAGCAGCTTGCCCCCACCAGCATATGCGAACACCTGGCCGCCCTTAAGAGTTTCGGGAAATACTTGATTCGAAGCCACATTCTCCAGAGTAATCCCGCAGGAAACGTTCCCATGCCCAAGCGCCCCAGAAGGCTTGTTTCCTTCTTAAGCCAGAAGGACCTGGGAGAGGACAAGTTCCCTGAAATCGAGAACCCCACCCTGCCACAGGCCCGAGCCCGCCTCCTGCTGGAGCTGATCTACGGTTCCGGCCTTCGAATTTCTGAATGTCAAGGACTGCACTGGAACCAGATCCAGGTAAGCGAGCATCTAGTGCGAGTGATTGGTAAGGGCAACAAGGAACGAATCGTCCCCGTTACCGAAGCCCTCCTGAAGCGCATCGATGAATTCAAGCAGCTGCAGACAAAGGCGGGGCACATGATGACTGCTACAGGACTTGTGTTCCTGAGCGAAAACGGAAAGCCCTTCGGCCTCCGCACCTTGCGGGACGACATCCACAATCTTCTTCGGGACATTGGCTGGGAAGGCAAGGCAAGTCCACACGTCCTTCGTCATAGTTTTGCCACCCACCTGCTGGAAAATGGCGCAGAAATCATGAGCGTGAAGGAAATGTTGGGACACGAAAGCATTTCCACTACCCAGGTTTATACCCACGTCAGCGCGGAACGCCTGCGGGAAGCCTTCAAGAAGACTCACCCGAGAGCCTAA
- a CDS encoding M23 family metallopeptidase: protein MAVEFQEYKGKRKPINTQHKFPLLRLLIVAIAAFAVYWSGLPTKIANALPLPGNEPEVVVETWDSRCVAVGGEAVTVNDSIGQCSWQLSENDSLLLPDPFLRYLSSRRKISDPKLYWYAKTTDFASPLVVLYDNGTREGYYHMMKKDSSYVWVKDNGCRFPGVCPHMPLEWSALSITEGFDFEGQESLIAMDVFRGIGEAPIHAVLPGRVLDLGKDTLGYFVEIDHGNNISSRTSGMGLRADSLKVGDSVKVDVPVGRIAPMDSSEFYLSVRENGRFVRWKDFYAEAYPFTAEDVSTFVRRFK, encoded by the coding sequence ATGGCTGTTGAATTCCAGGAATATAAGGGCAAGCGAAAGCCCATCAATACTCAACATAAGTTTCCTCTGCTTAGGCTGCTGATTGTTGCCATAGCCGCTTTTGCCGTATATTGGTCTGGTCTTCCTACTAAAATTGCCAATGCGCTTCCCTTGCCGGGGAACGAACCTGAGGTTGTGGTAGAAACCTGGGATAGTCGTTGTGTTGCTGTCGGTGGTGAAGCTGTTACCGTAAACGACAGTATTGGGCAGTGCTCCTGGCAGTTAAGCGAAAATGATTCCCTGCTTCTTCCAGACCCGTTCCTCCGTTACCTGTCTTCCCGTCGAAAGATTTCAGATCCCAAACTTTACTGGTATGCCAAGACTACGGATTTCGCTTCTCCGCTGGTGGTTCTTTATGACAATGGTACTCGCGAAGGCTATTACCATATGATGAAGAAGGATTCCAGCTACGTCTGGGTGAAGGATAATGGATGCCGTTTCCCTGGGGTGTGTCCTCATATGCCTCTGGAATGGTCTGCACTTTCCATTACGGAAGGTTTCGACTTTGAAGGTCAGGAATCCCTCATTGCGATGGATGTCTTCCGTGGTATAGGGGAGGCTCCCATTCATGCCGTGCTGCCGGGTCGTGTTCTTGACTTGGGCAAGGATACTCTGGGCTACTTTGTTGAAATTGATCACGGCAACAATATTTCCAGCCGTACTTCCGGTATGGGACTGCGTGCTGATTCGCTGAAAGTGGGTGATTCTGTGAAGGTGGATGTGCCTGTAGGTAGAATCGCTCCTATGGATAGTTCGGAATTCTATCTCTCTGTCCGCGAGAATGGTCGTTTCGTTCGCTGGAAAGATTTCTACGCTGAAGCTTATCCCTTCACCGCAGAAGATGTTTCGACTTTTGTACGTCGCTTCAAGTAA